A region of Desertifilum tharense IPPAS B-1220 DNA encodes the following proteins:
- a CDS encoding precorrin-8X methylmutase, producing MEAYLTIKELTQAVGGGTTPRMVRHYHRLGLLPPAQRSAGNYRLYTQQDVGRLRRIVALKQQGFQLRHIRQLLADDLDAPMHSTLIAQLQQHYRLAVQQLTRLRQTTSALEGLLGRDADCQTLQIEALAQLKQLEVDAQAGLGNLDRLWAKLDAQTTTHPEAFQESLQRLLPDLSGYSEITVHLLHQLVLACGDVSLVNFVRLSATAIATARQALKAGQTVVTDVPMVAAALDRTRLAHLGCSVESLVNDPHIAGPTEAEQAFWECAIAQERLQHLPPHSLLIIGYAPSALLAACKLIEQQQIQPALIIGMPIGFSHAPAAKRRLMSLSVPYITLEGSYGGGLLAAIALNSLMETLIQKPDCHCYLTRP from the coding sequence TTGGAAGCGTATCTCACGATCAAAGAACTGACGCAGGCCGTTGGCGGAGGAACAACCCCCCGCATGGTACGGCATTACCATCGCTTGGGCCTGTTACCCCCGGCTCAACGCTCCGCCGGGAACTATCGCCTGTATACGCAGCAGGATGTCGGGCGGTTGCGGCGGATAGTGGCGCTTAAACAGCAGGGGTTTCAGTTGCGTCACATTCGCCAACTCTTGGCAGACGATCTCGATGCTCCGATGCATTCCACCTTAATCGCTCAGTTGCAGCAACACTATCGGCTAGCCGTTCAACAGTTAACTCGGTTGCGCCAAACCACTTCGGCTTTAGAGGGATTGCTAGGGCGAGATGCGGATTGCCAAACGCTGCAAATTGAAGCTTTGGCGCAGTTAAAGCAGCTAGAGGTCGATGCTCAAGCAGGGTTGGGAAATTTGGATCGGTTGTGGGCGAAGCTGGATGCCCAAACCACGACTCATCCCGAAGCTTTTCAAGAGTCTTTGCAGCGCTTATTACCCGATTTGTCCGGTTATTCAGAAATTACAGTCCATCTGCTGCATCAACTGGTTCTCGCTTGCGGGGATGTGAGCTTAGTGAATTTTGTGCGGCTGAGTGCTACGGCGATCGCCACTGCTCGTCAAGCGCTCAAAGCCGGACAAACGGTGGTGACAGATGTGCCAATGGTGGCGGCGGCGCTGGATCGCACGCGACTGGCGCATTTAGGTTGCTCGGTGGAAAGCCTAGTCAACGATCCGCATATTGCTGGCCCCACGGAAGCAGAACAAGCCTTTTGGGAATGCGCGATCGCCCAGGAACGCTTGCAACACCTCCCGCCCCATAGCCTCCTGATTATTGGCTACGCCCCCTCCGCCTTGCTGGCAGCCTGCAAGCTGATCGAACAGCAGCAGATTCAACCCGCCCTCATTATCGGAATGCCCATCGGTTTTAGCCACGCACCCGCCGCTAAACGACGACTGATGAGCCTATCCGTGCCTTATATCACCCTGGAAGGGAGTTATGGGGGAGGGCTGCTAGCGGCGATCGCGCTGAACTCCCTGATGGAAACGCTGATTCAAAAACCCGATTGTCATTGCTATCTCACCCGTCCTTAA
- a CDS encoding TIGR03032 family protein — MTTNSVLPSGSPQLEMSASRQFTAWLAEQNLSLAFTTYQTGKLFLLGLQPDERLSVFERTFNRAMGLYATSDKLYLSSLYQLWKFVNVLEPSQQYQGYDRLYVPQVGYTTGDLDIHDITITDSQQIVFVNTLFSCLATVSEERSFTPLWNPAFISKLAAEDRCHLNGLALVEGKPRYVTAVSQSDVTDGWRDRRQDGGCVIEVTSHQRVVQGLSMPHSPRWYQGKLWLLNSGTGYFGYIDLQRGSFEPVTFCPGYLRGLAFVGNFAIVGLSRPRGHKTFSGLALDDNLQKRDAEARCGLQVIDLRTGDIVHWLRIEGVVEELYDVAALVGVRRPMALGFKTDEIRRFITVGEFQGFS; from the coding sequence ATGACGACTAACTCGGTATTGCCATCCGGATCGCCCCAGTTAGAGATGAGCGCCTCGCGGCAATTTACAGCCTGGTTAGCTGAACAAAATCTGAGTCTGGCATTCACCACCTATCAAACGGGTAAGTTATTTTTACTGGGCTTACAACCCGATGAACGCCTCTCTGTTTTTGAGCGAACGTTTAATCGGGCAATGGGGTTATATGCCACTTCAGACAAACTATACCTCAGTTCTCTTTACCAGCTTTGGAAATTCGTGAATGTCCTCGAACCCAGTCAACAGTATCAGGGTTACGATCGCCTTTACGTTCCCCAAGTGGGCTACACGACCGGAGACTTAGATATTCACGATATTACAATTACTGATTCTCAACAAATCGTCTTTGTCAATACCCTGTTTAGCTGCTTGGCGACCGTTAGTGAAGAACGTAGTTTTACCCCCCTGTGGAACCCCGCTTTTATTTCTAAACTAGCGGCTGAAGATCGATGTCATCTTAATGGTTTGGCGCTTGTAGAGGGTAAACCTCGGTACGTTACGGCAGTTAGCCAGTCTGATGTTACAGATGGTTGGCGGGATCGACGACAGGATGGTGGATGCGTTATCGAGGTGACTAGCCATCAACGGGTGGTTCAAGGGCTATCAATGCCGCATTCTCCCCGATGGTATCAGGGTAAACTCTGGTTGCTCAACTCTGGAACAGGCTATTTTGGCTATATCGATCTTCAACGGGGAAGCTTTGAACCAGTCACGTTTTGTCCCGGTTATTTACGAGGATTAGCCTTTGTCGGCAATTTTGCTATTGTTGGACTTTCTAGACCTCGCGGACACAAAACCTTTTCAGGTCTGGCATTAGATGATAACTTGCAGAAAAGAGATGCTGAAGCGCGTTGTGGCCTACAAGTTATCGATCTTCGGACAGGGGATATTGTTCACTGGTTGCGGATCGAGGGAGTTGTGGAAGAACTCTATGATGTAGCTGCTTTGGTGGGCGTACGTCGTCCAATGGCGTTAGGCTTTAAAACAGATGAAATTCGGCGCTTCATTACAGTTGGTGAGTTTCAAGGGTTCAGCTAA
- a CDS encoding heavy metal translocating P-type ATPase, translated as MSSAPIRFSLVQLRQHPEAVMALVCALLVILGWYTLNLGWIGIALFILTVAYVVGGLESAREGMTTLIQEKELDVDLLMIVAALGAAGLGLWRREYDMIVDGAVLILIFAISGALEGYAMQHTERSIRGLMSLTVDTARLVRQGGEERVPVSALHIGDRVLVKPGELVPTDGRVVEGFSILNQASITGESIPVEKTVGDEVFAGTINGTGSLRIEIHQPPESSLIQRIIRLVQQAQTEAPPSQQFIERFERGYAKAIVVGGLFLGILPPFLVGWSWEETIYRALIFLVVASPCALMASIMPALLSGIANGARQGILFKNGAQLEQIGRVRAIAFDKTGTLTTGQLQVVDLFAPQEARLLQVAAALESLSEHPLGEAIVQAARQQGLTWPEAVGGQAQVGRGIAGEVEGERAIAGKVDFVQAEVRAIPPDWHQQAQRWESQGKTVVWVAQAGELLGLLAVADTLRLEAKMAIARLRQLGVEEIVMLTGDRERVARSIAEQLGVDRVYAELLPEDKVTAIRQLQKQYQTVAMVGDGINDAPALAQASVGIAMGTAGSDVALETADIVLMADRLEKLEQAIRLGRRAQTVVKQNITFAIAFVVLLLIANFVGKMPLPLGVLGHEGSTVAVTLSGLRLLRG; from the coding sequence ATGAGTTCTGCTCCTATTCGTTTCTCCCTTGTGCAATTGCGGCAACACCCAGAAGCTGTCATGGCTTTGGTTTGTGCGCTTCTGGTTATCCTGGGCTGGTATACCCTCAATCTAGGTTGGATTGGCATTGCCTTGTTCATTCTGACCGTTGCCTATGTAGTGGGAGGCTTGGAAAGCGCTCGCGAAGGGATGACGACGCTGATTCAGGAAAAAGAACTGGATGTAGACCTGTTGATGATTGTCGCCGCTTTGGGGGCCGCTGGTTTGGGGCTGTGGCGTCGGGAATATGACATGATTGTGGACGGCGCGGTACTCATCCTAATTTTTGCGATTAGCGGGGCTTTGGAAGGGTACGCCATGCAGCACACCGAACGCAGCATTCGGGGGTTGATGAGTTTGACGGTGGATACCGCCCGCTTGGTGCGTCAGGGTGGGGAGGAAAGGGTACCCGTTTCGGCGCTGCATATTGGCGATCGCGTTTTGGTAAAGCCTGGGGAGTTGGTGCCAACCGATGGTCGGGTTGTGGAAGGGTTCAGCATCCTCAATCAGGCTTCAATTACTGGGGAGTCGATTCCCGTTGAAAAGACGGTGGGCGATGAGGTATTTGCCGGAACGATCAATGGGACTGGATCGCTACGAATTGAGATTCATCAACCCCCGGAAAGCAGTCTAATTCAGCGCATTATCCGCCTCGTGCAACAGGCACAAACGGAAGCGCCCCCTTCTCAGCAGTTTATTGAGCGGTTTGAGCGGGGATATGCTAAAGCGATTGTGGTGGGGGGGTTGTTCCTGGGGATTTTGCCCCCGTTCCTGGTGGGTTGGAGTTGGGAAGAGACGATTTATCGGGCGTTAATTTTTTTGGTGGTGGCTTCTCCCTGCGCGTTGATGGCGTCAATTATGCCTGCGCTGCTTTCGGGGATTGCCAATGGAGCCAGACAGGGGATTTTATTTAAAAATGGGGCGCAGTTGGAACAGATTGGACGAGTTAGGGCGATCGCATTTGACAAGACGGGAACGCTCACCACAGGTCAGTTGCAGGTGGTGGATCTGTTCGCCCCCCAGGAAGCGCGGTTGCTGCAAGTGGCGGCAGCGTTGGAAAGCTTATCGGAACATCCCCTGGGAGAGGCGATCGTGCAAGCCGCCCGCCAGCAGGGGTTGACGTGGCCGGAAGCGGTTGGCGGCCAAGCCCAGGTAGGGCGGGGAATTGCGGGGGAAGTTGAGGGAGAAAGGGCGATCGCGGGGAAGGTGGATTTTGTGCAAGCGGAGGTTCGGGCGATTCCCCCCGACTGGCATCAGCAAGCCCAGCGATGGGAAAGTCAAGGAAAGACGGTGGTTTGGGTTGCCCAGGCGGGGGAGTTGTTGGGATTGCTAGCGGTTGCTGATACGCTGCGTTTAGAGGCGAAAATGGCGATCGCGCGCTTGCGACAACTGGGCGTTGAAGAGATTGTGATGCTAACAGGCGATCGCGAACGGGTGGCTCGCAGCATCGCCGAGCAACTGGGCGTCGATCGCGTCTATGCAGAGCTATTACCAGAAGATAAGGTGACGGCGATTCGCCAACTCCAAAAACAATATCAAACGGTGGCAATGGTGGGAGATGGGATTAATGATGCCCCCGCCTTAGCTCAAGCCTCGGTGGGGATTGCAATGGGAACTGCGGGAAGCGATGTGGCTCTAGAAACAGCAGATATTGTGTTAATGGCCGATCGCCTAGAGAAGTTAGAACAAGCCATTCGTCTCGGTCGTCGCGCTCAAACGGTGGTCAAGCAAAATATCACGTTTGCGATCGCGTTTGTGGTGCTATTATTAATTGCTAATTTTGTCGGTAAAATGCCCCTCCCCTTGGGCGTTCTCGGTCATGAAGGCTCAACGGTTGCTGTCACCTTAAGCGGGTTGCGGTTATTAAGAGGTTAA
- a CDS encoding M12 family metallo-peptidase codes for MVIQGTPQADFIIGTPDNDTILGLEGDDAILGNQGDDLLYGNQDRDRLWGGKGRDTLYGGKDDDTLYGNQGEDYLQGNSGNDVLYGGKDNDILRGGKDNDSLFGDLGNDVLYGDLGNDTLTGGAGRDIFVLRQGRNWITDFTQGEDLLGLEGLTFSQLAITQSGNNTQIAIQATGEVIGILQGINSTNLSASDFTTSLSPLSSPTTPPVTPPSRPPITSIPINSLFVPVDSSLVPGNPGENDPTISRQRFVDVNFTLLPDTGGQTLQLNLFDDATFNVILDAVRPSTDNSSTVRIGEIEGIPESQVILVNDGEVISGNISLPDGRFFHIRFVGNNVHAIREIDPAKLPQGDPTDTLPGAEPNNGLSNSEAEHFSSQFLNSSAEFGSSFSAVADETSLLDVMVVYTPSSRLAAQGNTALNTLINLAVEETNLGYAKSGVIQRIRLVHTAEVAYTETANEPFSNALDAVTKPADGLIDNVHSLRNTYSADLVSFWINDNRSGGLGWVMQNPSYGFENYGFSVVHYGFASGPSYSFAHEFGHNQGATHNIEDAYNQQGQIVSGAFPYSFGYRDPGGAFRTIMAYDIRNSFGFGTVPPINYWSNPDLTYQGRPLGIPGQADNRLTLNNTRMFVGNWRQSNDNLVNARVISGSSITATALNVNATKEISEPNHAGMVGGKSIWWSWTAPRSGSVTINTTGSQIDTLLVVYRGNNVASLIPVANNDNASPEVLTSQLTFDAVAGQTYKIAVDGKNNTFGEIQLSLQQESSPSNSPIILLSDVAAGIGGFAINGINTGDIFLQLNEVSHAGDVNGDGFDDIIIGSLFVNESAGQVYLVFGKNNTNPINLTNLNNNGFIADGLNTNERAGASVSNAGDVNGDGFDDVIFGAPYVNSLAGQSYIIFGGTNNPPVNLTNLGNRGFVINGRNNGDRSGFRVSGVGDVNGDGLDDVLIRAIEANNRQGETYVVFGKSDNSPVNLNNLESRGFIITSPNQLGFGAGLAGDVNGDGLRDLIIPGFQADQTTGKTFVVFGKPDDDPIDLENLGAQGFVIDFPENSSNFFSGSLGDISGDGLDDLVVSVGNSTESREAYVIFGKADNTSIDLANLGAGGFKVQGTSKGEYSALSVVNAGDVNGDGVNDLILGTISGKKESFVVYGKADSNSVDLDNLEGRGFEIKGDGYGGTRVSGGGDVNGDGFADLIIGEFPSELAGQSYVVFGGNFTNSVTQMGGINADRLVGTAAPDVLFGAQNNDTLIGNGGADVLNGGAGDDLLVVSDTNFKRIVGGNGIDTLLLDGSGLNLDVTPIANRNKIKGVEIIDLTGTGDNTFTLNYAGLLNLVAEVRPSRITVLGNSGDRVIADLAGVGFTQSSSGDFTTYTKDSLQLVVSNTINQSSIII; via the coding sequence ATGGTGATTCAAGGCACTCCCCAAGCAGATTTTATTATCGGAACGCCAGATAACGACACTATTCTGGGTTTAGAAGGGGATGACGCGATTTTAGGCAATCAAGGCGATGACTTACTCTATGGTAATCAAGATCGCGATCGCCTCTGGGGAGGAAAAGGCCGAGACACCCTCTATGGTGGCAAAGATGACGATACCTTGTACGGCAACCAAGGAGAAGACTACCTTCAGGGTAACAGCGGCAATGATGTCCTCTACGGAGGAAAAGACAACGACATTCTCCGGGGTGGAAAAGATAACGACTCCCTTTTTGGCGACTTAGGTAACGATGTCCTTTACGGTGACTTAGGCAACGATACCCTCACCGGAGGTGCAGGACGCGATATCTTTGTGCTTAGACAAGGCAGAAACTGGATTACTGACTTTACCCAAGGTGAAGATTTACTAGGTCTAGAAGGACTTACATTCAGTCAACTTGCCATTACCCAAAGCGGGAATAACACCCAAATTGCTATTCAGGCAACAGGTGAAGTCATTGGTATTTTACAAGGAATCAATAGTACCAATCTCAGCGCATCCGACTTTACCACCTCCCTCTCTCCGTTATCTTCACCTACTACTCCTCCAGTTACACCTCCCTCTCGTCCCCCAATAACCTCAATTCCAATAAATTCCTTATTTGTACCCGTAGATTCTAGTTTAGTCCCAGGGAACCCAGGAGAGAATGACCCTACCATTAGTCGCCAGAGGTTTGTTGATGTTAATTTCACCTTGCTTCCTGACACTGGAGGACAAACATTACAACTTAACTTATTTGATGATGCAACTTTCAATGTCATCTTAGATGCGGTTAGACCTTCAACCGATAACTCCAGTACTGTAAGAATTGGTGAAATTGAAGGAATACCTGAAAGTCAAGTTATCTTAGTTAATGACGGCGAAGTTATATCAGGCAATATTAGTTTGCCAGATGGTAGATTTTTTCATATTCGCTTTGTTGGCAATAACGTACACGCTATTCGTGAAATCGATCCCGCAAAATTGCCTCAAGGAGACCCAACAGACACCTTACCAGGTGCAGAGCCAAATAATGGCTTAAGCAATTCTGAAGCCGAACATTTTTCAAGTCAGTTTCTCAATAGCAGTGCTGAATTTGGGAGTAGTTTTAGTGCAGTGGCAGATGAGACTTCTCTGCTAGATGTGATGGTTGTTTATACCCCATCTTCGCGTTTAGCAGCCCAAGGAAATACTGCCTTAAACACCTTAATCAACTTGGCTGTTGAAGAAACAAACTTAGGTTATGCAAAGAGTGGAGTCATTCAGCGTATACGCCTCGTGCATACAGCCGAAGTTGCCTATACAGAAACTGCCAATGAACCTTTTAGTAATGCGTTAGATGCTGTCACCAAGCCTGCTGATGGCTTAATTGATAATGTACATAGTCTTCGGAACACTTATAGCGCTGATTTAGTTAGTTTTTGGATTAATGATAATAGGTCTGGTGGATTAGGTTGGGTAATGCAAAATCCTTCCTATGGATTTGAGAATTATGGGTTCAGTGTAGTGCATTATGGATTTGCTTCAGGACCCAGTTATTCTTTTGCTCATGAATTTGGACATAACCAAGGCGCTACTCACAATATAGAAGATGCCTATAATCAGCAAGGGCAGATAGTTTCAGGGGCTTTTCCTTACTCTTTTGGCTATCGAGATCCTGGTGGAGCATTTCGCACCATTATGGCTTATGATATCCGAAATTCCTTTGGTTTTGGGACTGTTCCACCTATCAATTATTGGTCAAATCCCGACTTAACATATCAAGGAAGACCTTTAGGAATACCTGGACAAGCAGATAATCGCTTAACGCTCAATAATACCCGGATGTTTGTTGGCAATTGGAGACAGTCTAATGACAATCTTGTTAATGCCAGAGTTATTAGCGGTTCGTCTATTACAGCAACAGCGCTGAATGTGAATGCAACTAAAGAGATTAGCGAACCTAACCATGCAGGAATGGTTGGAGGTAAATCTATTTGGTGGAGTTGGACAGCACCTCGTTCTGGTTCTGTAACGATTAATACGACAGGTAGCCAAATTGATACGCTGTTAGTTGTTTACAGAGGAAATAATGTTGCTAGCCTTATTCCTGTGGCAAATAATGATAATGCCTCTCCTGAAGTCCTGACCAGTCAACTGACTTTTGACGCTGTTGCAGGTCAAACCTATAAGATTGCAGTAGATGGGAAAAACAATACCTTTGGAGAAATTCAACTCAGCCTTCAGCAAGAATCTTCTCCTTCAAACTCTCCTATAATTCTTCTCAGCGATGTAGCAGCAGGAATTGGAGGTTTTGCGATTAATGGAATTAATACTGGTGATATTTTTTTACAGCTTAATGAGGTGAGTCATGCAGGAGATGTTAATGGCGATGGATTTGATGATATTATTATTGGTTCCTTGTTTGTCAATGAAAGTGCTGGACAGGTTTATCTAGTATTTGGCAAAAATAACACTAACCCTATCAATCTTACCAATCTTAACAATAACGGTTTTATTGCTGATGGGTTAAATACAAATGAACGAGCAGGAGCTTCCGTTAGTAATGCTGGTGATGTTAATGGGGATGGATTTGACGATGTGATTTTTGGTGCCCCCTATGTTAATAGCCTTGCTGGACAGTCCTATATTATTTTTGGTGGAACGAATAACCCTCCAGTTAACTTAACTAATCTAGGAAATAGAGGATTTGTTATTAATGGACGTAATAATGGAGATAGGTCTGGTTTTCGTGTAAGTGGTGTTGGGGATGTAAATGGTGATGGATTGGATGATGTTTTAATTCGTGCTATTGAAGCGAACAACCGTCAAGGAGAAACGTATGTTGTATTTGGAAAATCCGATAATAGTCCAGTCAACTTGAATAATTTAGAATCCAGAGGTTTTATTATTACTTCACCAAATCAACTAGGTTTTGGTGCTGGTTTAGCAGGAGATGTTAATGGTGATGGATTAAGGGACTTAATTATACCAGGATTCCAAGCCGATCAAACAACTGGAAAAACATTTGTGGTTTTTGGTAAGCCTGATGATGACCCTATTGATTTAGAAAATTTGGGCGCTCAGGGATTTGTTATTGATTTTCCCGAAAATTCCTCGAATTTCTTTTCTGGTAGTCTTGGAGATATTAGTGGAGATGGTCTAGATGATCTAGTTGTTTCGGTTGGAAATAGCACTGAATCTAGAGAAGCTTACGTTATTTTTGGAAAGGCTGATAATACCTCTATTGATTTAGCCAATCTAGGTGCTGGTGGTTTTAAAGTACAAGGTACTTCAAAGGGTGAATACTCTGCCTTATCAGTTGTCAATGCAGGAGATGTTAATGGTGATGGAGTCAATGATTTAATTCTTGGAACTATTAGTGGCAAGAAGGAATCTTTTGTTGTTTATGGTAAAGCCGATAGTAACTCAGTCGATTTAGATAACTTAGAAGGGCGTGGCTTTGAGATTAAAGGAGACGGTTATGGTGGAACTAGGGTAAGTGGTGGTGGAGATGTTAATGGTGATGGCTTTGCCGATCTCATTATTGGTGAATTTCCTAGTGAACTAGCTGGTCAATCTTATGTCGTTTTTGGTGGAAATTTCACGAACTCTGTGACGCAAATGGGTGGAATCAATGCAGATCGGTTAGTGGGAACGGCTGCACCGGATGTTTTGTTTGGCGCTCAGAATAATGATACTTTGATTGGCAATGGGGGAGCCGATGTTCTGAATGGGGGTGCGGGAGATGATTTGCTAGTTGTCAGCGATACTAACTTCAAGCGAATTGTGGGTGGAAATGGGATAGATACTCTGTTACTGGATGGATCTGGACTGAACTTGGATGTGACTCCCATTGCTAACCGAAATAAGATTAAGGGTGTTGAGATTATTGACCTAACGGGTACAGGGGATAATACTTTTACGCTGAACTATGCAGGATTATTAAATCTTGTGGCTGAAGTTAGACCAAGCCGCATTACTGTGCTAGGAAATAGTGGCGATCGCGTTATTGCCGACTTAGCAGGCGTTGGCTTTACCCAAAGTAGTTCGGGAGACTTTACGACCTATACCAAAGACAGCTTACAACTGGTAGTCAGTAATACGATTAATCAAAGCAGCATCATTATTTAG
- a CDS encoding XisI protein — translation MDTTIRERDIVKQVIQRYAQFKPSHGDIRLDTVFDDVQNRYALMQVGWDRGRRVRGNLIYVTLSEGKVWVEYDGMEQGITKDLIAAGIPPERIVLAFLPKEQTAATA, via the coding sequence ATGGATACCACCATACGAGAGCGAGACATTGTAAAGCAGGTGATTCAACGATACGCCCAGTTCAAACCTTCTCACGGCGATATTCGACTCGATACGGTATTTGACGATGTGCAAAACCGCTATGCACTGATGCAAGTGGGTTGGGATAGAGGACGACGCGTGAGAGGGAATTTGATTTATGTAACTTTAAGTGAGGGGAAGGTTTGGGTGGAATATGACGGGATGGAACAGGGAATCACTAAGGACTTAATCGCCGCAGGCATTCCGCCAGAGCGAATTGTTTTGGCATTTCTCCCTAAAGAGCAAACGGCTGCAACTGCTTAA
- a CDS encoding type II toxin-antitoxin system RelE/ParE family toxin has translation MEVEFRKSFAKDLSKIRDGDLLARIKAVILEIEEAETLEDMSNVKKLKAEGDYYRIRVGDYRIGILLDEEVVVFVRVLHRKEVYRYFP, from the coding sequence GTGGAGGTTGAATTTAGAAAAAGCTTTGCAAAAGACTTAAGCAAAATTCGAGATGGAGATCTGCTGGCAAGAATTAAAGCAGTAATTTTAGAAATCGAAGAAGCCGAAACTCTAGAAGATATGAGCAATGTCAAAAAGCTCAAAGCAGAGGGAGATTACTATCGTATTCGGGTTGGAGACTACAGAATCGGTATTCTTCTAGATGAAGAGGTTGTTGTTTTTGTCCGAGTCCTTCACCGAAAAGAAGTCTACAGGTACTTTCCTTAA
- a CDS encoding XisH family protein, translating into MPQRDAIHNIIRQALIKEGWEITDDPYVISYGERFLFIDLAARLDTLNGIAGRFIGARRGSSRIAVEIKEFRGNSAIADLEQAIGQYVLYRLLLEQVDPERQLYLAVANTTFDGIFSEPIGELVMRELPMKLLIVDVEAVEVKRWIPPYESETL; encoded by the coding sequence ATGCCTCAACGAGATGCGATTCATAATATCATCAGGCAAGCTCTCATCAAGGAGGGTTGGGAAATTACGGACGACCCTTACGTCATATCGTATGGTGAGCGATTTCTTTTTATCGACTTGGCAGCAAGATTAGATACGCTCAACGGTATTGCGGGACGCTTTATCGGTGCTAGACGCGGTAGTAGTCGAATCGCCGTTGAAATCAAAGAGTTTCGAGGCAACTCGGCAATTGCTGATTTAGAGCAAGCGATTGGTCAATATGTTCTTTATCGGCTACTTCTAGAACAGGTCGATCCAGAACGCCAGTTGTATCTCGCTGTGGCAAACACAACCTTTGACGGGATTTTCAGCGAACCGATTGGTGAGTTGGTGATGCGGGAGTTACCGATGAAATTGCTTATTGTAGATGTAGAGGCGGTAGAGGTGAAGCGATGGATACCACCATACGAGAGCGAGACATTGTAA